Part of the Triticum aestivum cultivar Chinese Spring chromosome 4D, IWGSC CS RefSeq v2.1, whole genome shotgun sequence genome is shown below.
tccgcatttcgCGAAGGATCGGTATTGCCCGATCAGGCGCCGACAGCACCCTGATTtgtataccaggggctgcgcctatgttttattataagactcctatagctaagtgagggcgtttaagccgcatagtctgattgcctggttcgttgcgctaaacaactccttcaaggaccatataattggatcaagattgtttagattccatcccgaacacctccgtactacctacgtgagggcagaagccgacgactggctaaccctcagatttaatataacacgaccgcacaggaggaaacaatcaaaacataacaaacattatattacaaaccagatttgttttcatcatacaaggcaaagacaaaaaaaatgaatgtcttcattcGAAAATAAGGTCCTGCCCGCACTGCGCGGCTGCAAGtcgagatccctccaggacatccgcaaaatatcgctcgggtgtgcggtgctccttgccctccggcgcccccctggccacctcgacagcgtccatcttcgcccaccacgtcttgcaacgagcgaaggccatacgggcaccttcgatgtagattgatcgcttgacgatgtctagccgcGGACACACCTCCATcacccgcttcacgaggccaaaataactGCTGGGTATCGcctcggctggccacagccggattattaagtccttcatggccagttcggccaccctgtgcagctcgaccagctgtttcagctgatcggtaaaggccaccggatgttctggcacagcgtactgcgtccagaacagcttctccgtggagctcccttcattggctcggaagaactccgccgcatcggacatgctgcgtgttagatccgcaaaagcccctgggcaacttcgaatctgggttagtaaaaggtacttcctctccgcatacttgctttgcatgttaaatgccttacccgcggcgatcttcttggcctcctggacctCCTGGAGAGCGCCCCGGGCCTCATTCTGTGCGGCCTCCGCGCTCTGGAGAGCCTTGGTAAGTTCGGTTTCTCGAACCGACGCTTCgcgctccaaggcctcacactttttcaccgcgtcctggagctcctgctggatctcgtcgacccgggccttgagcttcttacgggcggcttgctgctggacagccttcccctcggcttcggtcaGGGCATTTTTcaaggcctcgacctcggtcgccgcccctacACACATTATGACACTCCAGTCAATACTCACCACTTATTCTTTCCAAAtacacagcaagtcgttactcaccttgcttcttgtggagctgaatcttcacctcgccgagctcgttctcggcccGCCCcaacctctgcttcagttcagagacttcggcagcatgcgaggtcgcgACCAACAGCGATGCCTGCTCATTCATATATATCCAGTTAGTCTCCTACCAAGGGTTGATCCCCTGTctggcctttctttccgaacaccggacagtgtctcaggggctactgtcagcacgGGGTGTTCTCTTTTTTTACAtgacttacctcgaaacctgtcaacaagTTGTGGCAATCCTcgtttagtccgctcttggcggactgaactttctcgatcaccgtacccataaggatacgatgCTAGTCCACGATGGAGGCGCCTCGTAGTGCCTCCATCAGGTGATCTGGCGCCCCTGGTTGGACGGGGGCCATCGGTGGAATTGGCGCACCCCCCTCCTTTGAAGGAAGGCGTGCGCCAGATTCCGGGGCCGTATCGGTCCCCgggatcgtattcggctgagggccgaattgaatacatccctcttcgccagtctccatggggatctgctcccccatgtgtccggcagcggaggtctcgccttgcggcgcctcccggacagcatcctgggctcctccccggctcggagcggtcctccggcacaacacttcggtgtcatcctgGGCCTCGAGGGAGTGAGCGGTCGGCCATGACGCGCTGGCCATTTCCGCCGGATCCAACGAAACTCCAGATGAGGTTCGCTGGACGCTGTCGCGGGCCGGACTACAATAGCACAATTAACCATGTCAAGACGATAAAGAGGAGAGGCCGGATATATGGTAGATGTGAGTCGTAGTACTTACGATGCGGTCTGGGGTTTAGTgtggggcgtcgctccggactgctgtcgacgtcccacgcggtgtcaaccgcaggggcgcccttccccttcttaggcgttcccgcctccagattcgtggaggcccccctcttcttctccttagggggaggtttcttctcctcctcctcttcctcgtcgttgtcctcagggacggaggaatgggcctcctcgtcttcggacgtcacgtctgaagtgcccttgcgacgggggccacttttggcccccttggacttcttctccggcgccttatatggcgccggcaccagcatcttcgccagacacgggatgactggttcttcaagcagcggagccggacactggatccgcttagccctctccatccagtcctgaaaaagcaatGATAAAACTCAGACACcatcctcgaaacaattaagttggggatacgtcaaaaataacatacctcgctggcgaggtgtttacaatcgtgaccacggtctgaatccgtggccggtggtttctcgttgcccttaaagagcaacttccaggcaccttcgtgagtagtttcgaagagcctctccagggtttggtgcttcttcggattaaactcccatagaggGTGACTTCtgcgctggcacgggaggatccggcgaactagcatcacctgaatTACATCAACAAGCTTGACGACCTTGGCTATCATGGTTTGGACGCGCGTCTGCAACGCTATCAGCTCATCAGAGGAACACCAGTTCAGACTCTTCTCAACCCAGGACGTGAGTCGCATCGGAGCACCGGAGTGGAATTCGGTGGCTGCGGCCCAAGTGGtgtcgcggggttctgtgatgtagaaccaatgtttttgccactcctttactgtctccacgaaagtgcctttcggccaggagacgttggacaacttactcaccatggctcccccgcactccgcgtgctggccatccaccaccttcagcttcacgttgaagactttcagtcatagcccgaagtggggttggatgcggaggaaggcctcacacacgacgataaaggccgagatgttgaggaaggagtttggggacagatcgtggaaatctatcccgtaataatacatctgCCCGCGAACAAAAGGATGGAGTGGGAACCCtagtccgcggaagaaatgagggaggaataccaccctctcgttgggcttcggcgtggggacggcCTCTCGCTCGTCGGGCAGGCGGTGgacgatttccttcgccaagtatccggccgcccgaagctcggtaatgtcctcctccttgacggaggagaccatccacttgccctgacctccggatcctgACATGGTTGGGTGCTAgctcgagtggaaaggagatgagaacttgggcgctggagctcgagattggaagggcggagatagagggaaggcgtgggagaagaacccttatccctttataaaggcggtcaATATCagacgcctccccactcgccttggaattcgcctattcccaagcgctgtataaacggcacggttgggttacccatacccgcattgatgagaatcccgcaataaagagacacgatctctgctttgacaagatgtgccaatggcaaccgcgtctcaaacGTGGAGCGGTGAACACAAAACGGTCCAAACTTATGACCGGGCTGACgtaatgtcatgttgtaaaaagctgtcagcggatgggactcgtgcaagtattatattctctctgtggttgtgaGTGGTACGTGTTACAGGTTCGGATACTAtcgtcgcatccgaagactatcttggagttcagaaaaaaggggaacccgccttgcaatgccgaagacaatctgtgcgccggactcctcgtcattgaagccaggttcaggggctactgagggagtcctggactaaggggtcctcgggcgtccggcctattgtccatgggccggactggtgggctgtgaagacatgaaggccgaagactatacccgtgttcggattggactctccttggcgtggaaggcaagcttggcgaccaaactatgaagattccttcttatgtaaccgactctgtgtaaccctagatccctccggtgtctatataaaccaaagggcgtagtccggaaaggatagacTCAATACtatagtcatacaggttagacttctagggtttagccatcacgatctcgtggtagatcaactcttgtaacactcatattcatcaagatcaatcaagcaggaagtagggtattacctccatagagagggctcgaacctgggtaaacatcatgtcccccgtctcctgcaaccatcgaccttagacgcacagttcgggaccccctacccgagatccgccggttttgacaccgacaatcgcggCTGGATGTGTCGTTAATTCTACAACTGTTGTGTGCCCAAATGGACAATGTTGTTCTTTAGATGCAAAGCTAGGGGCATACCCAACacttgtgtgcatgcatgcatgtaatcATCTATTTCTATATTACGTTTCTTTAAAAAATGAACACATGTCACATTTTATCGGGAAACCGTTGTCAACCATGATCCGATAACCAAGTTCACCAAACATCACACAGAAGACCAAGTAAAAAACAAATGCCATGACTATGCCGAGGGAAACGGGCACCCAAGCTTTTGGGGTCATGGTTCGAGGCGAGGATGATAACTGAACCGCGTGATCAAGTTTCAATATGTCTACTTAATATAGCATGTTACTAATGCAAGACATATAGAAAGAGAGGATTCACTAGACCAGGTGATACACTGACTACACAGGGTTTATGAAGAGGATCACATCATTGGCTTAGAGCGATGTCCTATAAGGCATAAACTAGTTGTCTACAGGCACCAAGGAGGAGAGGACGACCACCAGTCagttgaggatgatgatgaagaacaTTGGCTATAGGGAGTCGCCCTAGCACAAACCTCGTTGGCACTGGAAAGAATCCTTTAGCTCACCATCTAACAAAAATTGTGTGGTCAAGGTTGCTGGCAAAGACAAAATCTAGTCCCTCCATCTAGTGCCAAAAGCCCTTGGCCTCAAGGACCTCCAGTAGCATCTCCCGAGAAACGATATTGACCGTCCATCTCAATGTCCAACTTTACCATGAGCGTCGGTGCTTTGGACTATGGGAACACCCCTAAAAAAATTCTGACGTAACCACAATTTTCATTGATAGTCTTATCTCAGAATAAAGATTTTTGGTAGGGTTAGACGAGCTCATTTATCCGCAAGAACAAATGGCAGGCCGAAATCTTCTTCACGATCTTGGTGAAGCTAGAAGTATGGCATATAGGCCTGGAAATGCATGGAGAGATTGCAATTTAACTCCTGGGAAGCAAAACCATAATATACGAGTTTATGACATGCAACTTGGACGACCATAGGTTCTTAACTTCTTTCAACGCTTTAATTGCAAAACCTTCACGCCCATCATTGCAGGTTCAGAACAATTCTCACTCACCAAAAATACAACTATGCTTACAAAATCAAGAAAATAAAACATAATTTGACTTGCAACACATTACCACAATTCAGTTAATGCTGGACCATTACTAAATAAATTGTATATATGACCATTCTGCAAGGTTATGGTGTTGCTCTTAGCAAAACTTGTGGGGATCTATAAAATGCACCATATATTGGTTCATTTATGCATCTTAAAACAACCAGTCACACATATGGCAATTGGTGCAGTCCACTCAAAAGGGAAACAAGTTGTTAGTACAACAATGGACAACAACTAAATTTCTTTTCCATCAATGGTTTAAGTAGACATGCTCTAAACGGATTATAGGATTGAAGGTACATAATGCTTGGAGTGACTTATGTTTAGGCCTTACTATGAGCATAGATTATGGCGACACCTTTTCTCACGCTACTAACTCTTTACATGCATGCTTCCACAGAAGATATGGTttctgaagaaatatgccctagaggcaataataaagttgttattttaaattatatttccttattcatgataaaggtttattattcatgctagaattgtattgatcggaaactgaaatacatgtgcgaatacataaacaaatatcgtgtccctagtaagcctttactagactagctcgttgatcaaagatggttaaggtttcccaaccatagacatgtgttgccatttgataacgggatcacatcattaggagaatgatgtgatggacaagacccatccgttagcttagcataatgatcgttcagtttattgctattgctttcttcatgtcaaatacatattccttcgactatgagattatgcaactcctggataccggaggaataccttgtgtgctatcaaacgtcacaacgtaaccgggtgatcataaagatgctctacgggtatctctggaggtgtttgttgagttcgcatagattgagattaggatttgtcactccaagtatcggagaggtatctctgggccctttcggtaatacacatcataagcttgcaagcaaatgactaaggaagttagtcacaaggtgatgtattatggaacgagtaaatagacttgccggtaacaagattgaaccaggtatgaagataccgatgatcgaatctcgggcaagtaacataccgatggacaaagggaattacgtatgttgtcataacggttcgaccgataaagatcttcgtagaatgtaggagccaatatgggcatccaggttcctctattggttattgaccggagaggtgtctcggtcatgtctacatagttctcgaacccatagggtccgcacacttaacgttcattgacaatataatgttatatgagttatatgttttggtgaccgaatgttgttcggagtcccggatgagatcacggacatgaaaaggagtctcgaaatggtcgagaggtaaagattgatatataggacgatggtatttggacaccggaagtgtttcgggacgtaccgggGAGGAATCGGGTCACTGGAAGGTGTTCCAGGCAccccccggcaagttatgggccttacgggccaaaggaggggacagaccagcccacaaggcggctggtgcgccccctcccttgtttggctagccctagggaaggaaaagggggagggctagcccctcctgccttttcCTCTCATGGGcgaaaggaaggggggggcgcctctcctgcctttccccgcactccaaataaggaaagggggcggcttgggagggaccccaagtaggattcctcctacttgggcgcctactttggctgctcctccctccctcccacctatatatatgtgggaggggggcgcctagcacacaacagacaattgcctagccgtgtgcggcgcccccctccaccgtttacacccccggtcatattttcgtagtgcttaggagaagccttgtggagattacttcaccatcaccgtcaccactccgtcgtgTTGCCGAAACTCATcaactacctcgccgtcttgctggatcaagaaggcggaggacgtcaccgagctgaacgtgtgcagaacgcggaggtgccgtacgttcggtacttgatcggttggagcgtgaagaagttcgactacatcaaccgcattgttaaacgcttccgcttatggtctacgagggtaagtagacacactctcccctctcgttgctgtgcatctccatggatagatcattgtgtgtgcgtagaatttttttccatgcaacgattcccaacatttgcatcagagccaggtctatgcgtagatgatatgcacgagtagaacacaaagagttgtgggcggtgatgttcatactgcttaccaccaatgtcttattttgattcggcggtatcgtgggatgaagcggcccagaccaaacttacatgtccacgcacatgagaccgattccatcgactgacatgcaactagttttgcataaaaggtggctggcgggtgtctgtttctcctactttagttgaatcgaatttgactatggccagtccttgaagaaggttaaaacaacaaacttgatgaatctcCGTtatggttttatgcgtaggtaagaatagttcttgctagaagcccgtagcagccacgtaaaacttgcaacaacaaagcagaggacgtctaacttgtttttgcagggcatgttgtaatgtgatatggtcaagatatgatgtgatatatgttgatgtatgagatgatcatgttttgtaatatcgacaaccggcaggagccttagggttgtctctttattgtatgaagtgcaagcaccatgtaattgctttactttatcactatgcgttagcgatagctgtagaagcaatagttggcgtgacaaaCGCATcgcaacgacgctacgatggagatcaaggtgtcaagccggtgacgatggagatcattatgttgctttggagatggagatcaaaagcacaaaatgatgatgaccatatcatgtcacatattttgattgcatgtgatgtttatcttttatgcatcttattttgcttagaatggcggtagcattataggatgatcccttcacttaatttcaagataaaagtgttctctctgagtatgcaccgttgctacagttcacatacaacaggtgtaagatagttttgcacatgcagaatacttgggttaaacttgacgagcctagcatgtatagacatggtctcggaacactggagaccgaaaggtcgaacgtgagccatatagtagatatgatcaacatagagatgttcaccattgatgactaccccatctcacgtaatgatcggacatgggttagttgatttggatcacatatcacttagatgacttgagggatgtctattagtaatttgattattgaacgtaaatttatcatgaacttagtcttaaaagtttttgcataactatgttgtagatcaatagctcgcgatatagctcccctattttttttAATAAACAGAGGCAAGCTAGACTTTATCAAGACGGTACCAGTGCGACtgattgggccggcccatgaagctTAAAGGTCTTGTGACCCGGAAGAATCGACAACTTCACTGGCAAGCGGGAGGAGAAGAACCCCCCCTATGATGACTCAAGAGGCCGGACGCATGAAGAGAAGAGCCCAACGGAGACCTCGAGCCCGAACGCCCTcgctcgggggctactgacggagtcccAATCCCAGGGTGCCTAATGCGAGGGGGCCCAACCTCAACCTCATCATGGGCCTGCCAAAGCCCACGGGAGTCAAGGAACCCTAAGGAGGCAAAAGGCGACGAGCGTGTTCCCCAAGGTGCAGGGCGGTGGCCAAATAGATTCGATCTCCCCGGGAGGGAAAACCCTAGACTTCTcatgcctatataaagggaggcctAGGGCTTAGTTAGTGATCTAATCTAGAAAACTCAACTCTCGGTAGGCATCtcaaacaccatggtaattctccGCACGAGGTATCCCCTCACTATGAATACCAAGACGAAGCATGATGTAGGGTATTACTCTTCGgaggcccaaacctaggtaaattgTGCGTGCAGACTCCGTTCTGGTACTTCCAGTCTTGTCATGAACCCCGCCGAGGGTCTGACGGAAATCTTCTCCGTCAGCGCCCCTGCAAGCCATTCTATATTAGGATTGCCTTAGCAGCCATGCGCCATTAAAATTGGCTTAGGAGCCATTCATTAAGAAGTCCTTAGCAGCCATTCATCATTACTTTAGGCAGTCGATATCATTTACTACATGGAGTTTCCTGATTCTTCGTGTGGAAGGCAAGGCCATGTTGCACGTGACTCAACATATCATATGCATTTCCCAAAGTCAACTGTGCACACACACTGAGTCGGATCGTCGTGGATGTGTCCAGGTTAAAAGCGCAGGCTGGCTTTTTGCTTATTGTTGGGTGTATTTGGCTTCAGAGTTTGTCACAACTAGAATTTCCCATTTCTTGTAGTGATGTGGGGTTCTCCTAATACTTTAGTATTCAAAATTTAGTATAAATTTCTCTACCAAATGCCTCCTAGTGGTATGACTAGAGGTAGTGTTTTATTACTACTTAAAAACTTTAAAAAACACTAGGTGAACTCCACTATTTTGATAGTTAGTTGGCCTTGCTAGAGTAGAGCTCAACACATTGCTTCCTGTAGTACCTATCTACGATGGCCACAGTTTCCCAAAAGGTGCGGTGCCCCTGCAAGCCATTCTATATTAATATTGCCTTAGCAGCCATGCACCACTATGATTGGCTTAGCAGCCATTCATTAAGAAGTCCTTAGCAGCAATTTGTCATTATTTTAGGTAGTTGACATCATTTACTACATGGAGTTTCCTTGGATTCTTCGTGTGGAAGGCAATGCCATGTGGAACGTGACTCAACACATCCTATGCATTTGCCAAAGTCAGCCGTGCACACACACTGAGTCAGATCGTCGTGGTTGTATCCAGCTTGAAAGCGCGGGCCAGCTTTCTGCTTATTGTTGGGTGTGTTTGGCTTCAGAGTTTGTCACAACCAGAATTTCCCATTTCTTGTAGTGATGTGGGGTTCTCCTAATACTTTAGTATTCAAAATTTAGTATAAAATTTGTCTACCAAATGCCTCCTAGTGGTATGACCAGAGGTAGTGTTTTATTACTACTTAAAAACATTAGAAACACTAGGTGAACTCCACTATTTTGGTAGTTACTTTGCCTTGCTAGAGTAGAGCTCAAGGAAGTGCTTCCTACATTGCCTATCTACGATGGCCACAGTTTCCCGGAAGATGTGGCGCCCCTGCAAGCCATTCTATATTAAGATTGGCTTAGCAGCCATGCACCATTAAGATTGGCTTAGCAGCCATTTATTAAGGAGTCCTTAGCATCCATAAGTCATTAAGATTAGGAGCCATTCATTAATATATGATTCCCTTATTGGCAGCCTTTGTATATTACATCTTCTAGGAGAGAACATGATAGGTAATTAGACTATCACATGCGGTACCAGCTTGACACCTTCTAAAGTTCTACTATAAGTATCAGCATACCCTGGCCGGCTTAGTCGGAACATCTGGGGCTTGACTGATTCATCAGAATATCTCAGTTGCTTTCCATGGCGCGACGCCTCCACTCTGCTATAATCGCCACCTTCGTTCTGCTTGCGGTAATCGTTTACTCGTGACattccaaaataattatgtctttaCAGTTTCGTGCTAAATCTAACTTCCTTATAAAGCTTTGGTTAAGTTTATAGAAATATCCATAAATAACTGTCTGTGGCATGAACTATAAAGAGTATATGTTTTGACAATACATTTATTTGATATTGTATATATATGTTAGGGTGCATTTTTCCTATTCTCGGGAGTAGCTAATCCCATCTTTAATAAACCATATTGTGGATTGTGTGTATAATCATTTATCAGTTTTGATTATGTTTGTATACTCATTTTAATATACTTCAAATCTTagtatctgattttttttcagaagaGCCCATATTTTGTAATACATTATTATAATACTATTATAATTGTGTATAAAATAAGTATAATCATATATTGTATATATACTTGCATACTTTTTATATATACTATCCTAGATGGTCCAATATGATCATATGCTCCGTCTACATACACCACGTTGTCTCATATGTATACATCATAAATCTATCTAGAGAAAAAATGCACCCTAGGAGTTGTTCGGACGACGAGGTGGACGAAAAACAATGGATAGAATTTTGATCTTTAGTATTAGGTATAGGTATATAGATAAAGCCACCAATTTTAATCTGTCGTGTTACGTCCAGGTTGGACAGTGTAGCAATGCAGTCCCGACGGAGGCTGAAGTGTACTGGCGCACCGTCCTGCCCGATTCTCCGCTCCCGGAccccatcctcaagctcctccatcCTGGTCAGTCCATTACTCGCTTTATTAATTATTAATATCTCataattatgattattataatACGAAAGAAGGTCGTAGGAAAATCATGATTACATATGGCTAATGCTCACGGCTGGTCTACATACTTTACGGTGCAGAGACCAGCTCTGTGAAGAAACCAAAGGATGATACGGTTGCTGAAGCGTACTCCCTGACATGGTTAATGTGGGGGCTTCGCTCGCGCTCTGGGCCGACCAAGCACTCGTCTCCCAGGCCATCATCAAAGGATGAAACGGTTGCTGAAGCGTACTCCCTGACATGGTTAATGTGGGGGCTCCGCTCTCTCTCCGGACCGAAGAAGCACTCGTCTCCCGGGCCATCTCACGACCGTGACCACAGCGCCGACGAGTATCTGGCCCGAGGGCTCTTCTTCCATGAGGAGGCAGTCCAAGTAGGCAAGACCATGACCTTATACTTCCCTTTGGCAGCCAGTGCACCGCTAGGGCTGTTGCCGCGTCATGTGGCGGACTCAATTCCATTCTCGGCGTCCTCGCTGCCGACCGCCCTCGCGCGGCTTGGCGTCGCTAATAACTCCGTGCAGGCAGCCAACATGGAGGAGACGCTATACATGTGTGACCTGCCGCCAAAAGCAGGCGAGGCCAAATTCTGCGCTACGTCACTGGAAGCCCTGGTCGAGGGAACCATGGCGGCGCTCGGCACCCGCAACGTCCGGCCGATGGCCTCCGACCTACCCCGCTCAGGGGCACCTAAGCAACCGTACGCCGTCCGAGCTGTGCACCCGGTGGACGGATCGAGCTTCGTGTCATGCCACGACCATAACTATCCCTACACTGTCTACATGTGCCATAACACACCCGCAACGAGGGCGTACATGGTGGAGATGGAGGGTGCCCATAGTGGCCTTGCCGTCACTGTCGCCGCTATTTGCCACACTGACACGTCCCACTGGGACGCGGAGCATTTCTCCTTCAAGGTCCTCGGCACCAAGCCTGGTGACGGACCAATCTGCCACTATCTGCCGTATGGGCACAACGTGTGGGTCAAGAAGGAGGCAAATCGCTCGTCATCGTCCTAAGAAACTGCGCTCTGCCGTCCGTACCAAGATTGGTCTATGTTGTGTGTGCGTCTATGTTGCAATCTTCACATCCGTGTGATACGTAGATTGTTCTATGTTGTGTGTGAGCCTATCTACCAGTCATCTTTAATTTGCATCCACATGCCATGTTGCTTTTCATATATACCGGCCCACTGATGTAGATTGTACTCCTATATACTTCCTGCAAGGCCTTGCCATCATATCAGAGTACGGTCCATATGTAATAAGGGCAgcttgtgcttgttttcatttaaCCATATAATTGATGTTACTTGTACCCATTTTCATTATCAAGAACACGCTATCATCAGTTAGGACACTGATATCTGGAGTAGAGTTCGTAAAGGGAACCAACAGGGGAGTTGGGAGCAGGT
Proteins encoded:
- the LOC123099401 gene encoding protein RAFTIN 1B-like — translated: MARRLHSAIIATFVLLAVGQCSNAVPTEAEVYWRTVLPDSPLPDPILKLLHPETSSVKKPKDDTVAEAYSLTWLMWGLRSRSGPTKHSSPRPSSKDETVAEAYSLTWLMWGLRSLSGPKKHSSPGPSHDRDHSADEYLARGLFFHEEAVQVGKTMTLYFPLAASAPLGLLPRHVADSIPFSASSLPTALARLGVANNSVQAANMEETLYMCDLPPKAGEAKFCATSLEALVEGTMAALGTRNVRPMASDLPRSGAPKQPYAVRAVHPVDGSSFVSCHDHNYPYTVYMCHNTPATRAYMVEMEGAHSGLAVTVAAICHTDTSHWDAEHFSFKVLGTKPGDGPICHYLPYGHNVWVKKEANRSSSS